One Larus michahellis chromosome 11, bLarMic1.1, whole genome shotgun sequence genomic region harbors:
- the UNC5A gene encoding netrin receptor UNC5A — protein MGARPRRRRAPAAAATAAAAAAPGPLGALLAAALLAAAAGAQQSATVANPVSGASPDLLPHFQLEPEDVYIVKNKAVSLACRATPATQIYFKCNGEWVHQGDHVTQHGTDRGTGLPVMEVRIEVTRQQVEKIFGLEEYWCQCVAWSSSGTTKSQKAFVRIAYLRKNFEQEPTAREVSIEQGIVLPCRPPEGIPPAEVEWLRNEELVDPALDANVYVTPEHSLVLRQARLADTANYTCVAKNIVARRRSASAAITVYVNGGWSTWTQWSGCSTSCGRGWQKRSRTCTNPTPLNGGAFCEGQNVQKTACTTLCPVDGAWSEWSKWSVCGAECTHWRSRECSEPAPRNGGQECRGPELDTRNCTSELCSHAAGGAEDVALYVGLVAVAVCLVLLLLVGVLVYCRKKGGLDADVADSSILTAGFQPVSIKPSKADNPGLLTIQPDLSTATMTYQGSLCPRQDGPAKLQLPNGHLLSPLGAGRHTLHHSSPAAEGADFVARLSTQSYFRSLPRGTTNMAYGTFNFLGGRLMIPNTGISLLIPPDAIPRGKIYEVYLTLHKQEEVRLPLAGCQTLLSPIVSCGPPGVLLTRPAILAMGHCVEASAENWSIRLKKQSCEGTWEDVLQLGAEPCTELYYCQLEAQACYIFTEQLGRFALVGESLSMAASKRLKLVLFAPAACPSLEYNIRVYCLSDTQDVLKEVIQLEKQLGGQLIGAPRVLHFKDSYHNLRLSIHDMPSSLWKSKLLASYQEIPFYHIWSGLQPFLHCTFTLERLSPSTCELACKIWVWQVEGDGQSFTVNFNIAKDTRFSDWLVPDSEVGAPALVGPSAFKIPFLIRQKIISSLDPPGTRGADWRTLAQKLNLDSHLSFFASKPSPTAMILNLWEARHFPNGNLSQLAAAVAEVGKQDGALFAVSEAEC, from the exons ATGGGTgcgcggccgcgccgccgccgggcccccgccgccgccgccaccgccgccgccgccgccgcgccggggccgctCGGTGCCCTGCTCGCCGCCGCtctcctcgccgccgccgccg gtGCTCAGCAAAGCGCGACGGTGGCCAACCCGGTGTCCGGCGCGTCCCCGGACCTGCTGCCACACTTCCAGCTGGAGCCGGAGGACGTCTACATCGTGAAGAACAAGGCGGTGAGCCTGGCCTGCCGCGCCACCCCTGCCACCCAGATCTACTTCAAGTGCAACGGCGAGTGGGTGCACCAGGGTGACCACGTCACGCAGCACGGCACTGACCGCGGCACCG GGCTGCCGGTGATGGAGGTGCGCATCGAGGTCACCCGCCAGCAAGTGGAGAAGATCTTTGGGTTGGAGGAGTACTGGTGCCAGTGCGTGGCCTGGAGCTCCTCCGGCACCACCAAGAGCCAGAAAGCCTTCGTGCGCATCGCCT ATCTGCGCAAGAACTTCGAGCAGGAGCCAACGGCCAGGGAGGTCTCCATCGAGCAGGGCATCGTGCTGCCATGCCGCCCTCCCGAGGGCATCCCCCCCGCCGAG GTGGAGTGGCTGCGCAACGAAGAGCTGGTGGACCCGGCGCTGGACGCCAACGTCTACGTGACGCCGGAGCACagcctggtgctgcgccaggcccGCCTGGCCGACACCGCCAACTACACCTGCGTGGCCAAAAACATCGTGGCCCGTCGCCGCAGCGCCTCCGCTGCCATCACCGTCTACG TGAACGGCGGCTGGTCGACGTGGACGCAGTGGTCGGGCTGCAGCACCAGCTGTGGACGGGGCTGGCAGAAGCGGAGCCGGACCTGCACCAACCCCACACCCCTCAACGGGGGGGCTTTCTGTGAGGGCCAAAACGTGCAGAAAACCGCCTGCACCACCCTCTGCCCAG TGGACGGCGCCTGGTCGGAGTGGAGCAAGTGGTCGGTGTGCGGGGCCGAATGCACCCACTGGCGGAGCCGGGAATGCTCGGAGCCGGCGCCACGCAACGGGGGCCAGGAGTGTCGCGGCCCCGAGCTGGACACGCGCAACTGCACCTCCGAGCTCTGCAGCCACG ccgCCGGCGGCGCGGAGGACGTGGCGCTGTACGTGGGGCTGGTGGCCGTGGCCGtgtgcctggtgctgctgttgctggtggGGGTGCTGGTGTACTGCCGCAAGAAGGGGGGCCTGGACGCTGACGTGGCCGACTCCTCCATCCTCACCGCCGGCTTCCAGCCCGTCAGCATCAAGCCCAGCAAGGCCG acAACCCCGGCCTGCTCACCATCCAGCCCGACCTCAGCACCGCCACCATGACCTACCAGGGCTCGCTCTGCCCGCGCCAGGACGGCCCCGCCAAGCTCCAGTTGCCCAACGGGCACCTGCTGAGCCCGCTGGGCGCCGGGCGGCACACGCTGCACCACAGCTCGCCCGCCGCCGAGGGTGCCGACTTCGTGGCCCGGCTCTCCACCCAGAGCTACTTTcgctccctgccccgcggcaCCACCAACATGGCCTACGGCACCTTCAACTTCTTGGGGGGGCGGCTCATGATCCCCAACACAG ggatCAGCCTGCTCATCCCACCCGATGCCATCCCGCGGGGGAAGATCTACGAGGTCTACCTGACCCTGCACAAGCAGGAGGAGGTGAG GCTGCCCCTCGCCGGCTGCCAGACGCTGCTGAGCCCCATCGTCAGCTGCGGCCCCCCCGGCGTCCTCCTCACCCGCCCCGCCATCCTGGCCATGGGTCACTGCGTGGAGGCCAGCGCTGAGAACTGGAGCATCCGGCTGAAGAAGCAGTCGTGTGAGGGCACGTGGGAG GACGTGCTGCAGCTGGGCGCCGAGCCGTGCACGGAGCTGTACTACTGCCAGCTGGAAGCGCAGGCTTGCTACATCTTCACGGAGCAGCTGGGGCGCTTCGCCCTGGTCGGGGAGTCCCTCAGCATGGCGGCCTCCAAGCGCCTCAAGCTGGTCCTGTTCGCGCCGGCCGCCTGCCCCTCGCTCGAGTACAACATCCGCGTCTACTGCCTCAGCGACACCCAGGACGTCCTCAAG GAGGTGAtccagctggagaagcagctggggGGGCAGCTGATCGGAGCCCCCCGGGTGCTGCACTTCAAGGACAGCTACCACAACCTGCGCCTCTCCATCCAcgacatgcccagctccctctggaAGAGCAAGCTTCTCGCCAGCTACCAG GAGATCCCTTTCTACCACATCTGGAGcgggctgcagcccttcctgcACTGCACCTTCACCCTGGAGCGCCTGAGCCCCAGCACCTGCGAGCTGGCCTGCAAGATCTGGGTCTGGCAGGTGGAGGGCGACGGGCAGAGCTTCACCGTCAACTTCAACATCGCCAAG GACACGAGGTTTTCGGACTGGCTGGTCCCCGACAGCGAGGTGGGCGCCCCAGCCCTCGTGGGACCCAGTGCCTTCAAGATCCCCTTCCTCATCCGCCAGAAGATCATCAGCAGCCTGGACCCGCCGGGCACCCGGGGAGCCGACTGGAGGACACTGGCCCAGAAGCTCAACCTCGACAG ccATCTCAGCTTCTTCGCCTCgaagcccagccccacggccatgATCCTCAACCTGTGGGAAGCGCGGCACTTCCCCAACGGCAACCTCTCGCAGCTGGCTGCCGCCGTGGCCGAGGTGGGCAAGCAGGACGGAGCCCTCTTCGCCGTCTCCGAGGCCGAGTGCTGA